The following is a genomic window from Bubalus bubalis isolate 160015118507 breed Murrah chromosome 6, NDDB_SH_1, whole genome shotgun sequence.
aggctcagtagttgcagcttgcaggctctagattgtgggctcagtagttgatgcatgtggacttagttgctctgcagcatgtaggatctgcctggaccaaggatcaaacccatgtcacctgcattggcaggtggattcctagccACTGTGCCGCTAGGCAACTCCAGGTTTCTATTTCTTATGACTAAATGCTCTTCAAGACACCTATCCATTTATAAACTAAAGACAAAATGAGATACCTTTGTATCCATGCTTTGAGGAAAGGCAGCATTTGCCAATGGGAGTGATGGCAAAGGATCTAAGTAATGGGAAGGACTCTTTTTCCAAGGTTACTGCCTATCCAGGAACTGAAATAACTACTGTCTCTATCTGTGACCCTGCTTACTATCTCACCTGGTAGCATTGGGATGATATCAGAAGCTCAGCTATGACTCATAGACAAAAATGGCCCTGAAGGTGGATATCCAGCTTCTGGTTTCTGGCACAACATTGGTAGGTCTCCCTGTCCAATGGAATGGCTTGGTTTATGGTGAGCACCAACTGAGATGATATTTCACTGATACCATCTCTCTCAGGATCCTATTTAAGTCTCAGTTGCTTCAAGCTTGTCTCAAGGGAACAATCTCAAAACTTGTCCTTGCACAAAAAACATGGTTCCcgcctcattttcttctttcttaagccATACAGTTGCTTTCCCTCCTGGGAAGTTGAGCTGAGGGTGTGCATTCATTCTGGAATAGGAAGGAAAGTGTTAGCCATGGAAGACAGGTATATACATGGTTAACTAAATCCACTCACATAAAAATGTTGAGGCAGAGATGGGGCTGCTCCATAGACACTGAATACCACCCTGTTAGAAGAGTAACCTACAGACTATACCTGTATCTGAGGGAGGTCTGCAATCCCAGTTCTTCATTAATTCTGAAgtggtttatattttatttctattcttcaaCTGGAACTTCTATAGGCCCTTTAACTATTAAAAAGTTCTTTTGTATACATTTATGGTACAGTCCTAGAGACAggcattatttttctcattttacagataaactgaggcacagagtgatTAAGTGGTTGctactatgccagagcctttgactgtgtggatcacaataaactgtggaaaattctgaaagagatgggaataccagaccacctgatctgcctcttgagaaatttgtatgcaggtcaggaagcaacagttagaactggacatggaaaaacagactggttccaaataggaaaaggagtacgtcaaggctgtatattgtcaccctgcttatttaacttatatgcagagtacatcatgagaaatgctggactggaagaagcacaagctggaatcaagattgccgggagaaatatcaataaccacagatatgcagatgacaccaccacccttatggcagaaagtgaagaggaactcaaaagcctcttgatgaaagtgaaagtggagagtgaagacgttggcttaaagctcaacattcagaaaacgaagatcatggcatcaggtcccatcacttcataggaaatagatggggaaacagtggaaacagtgtcagactttatttttctgggctccaaaatctgaagatggtgactgcagccatgaaattaaaagacgcttactgcttggaaggaaagttatgaccaacctagatagcatattcaaaagcagagacgttcctttgccaacaaaggtccgtctagtcaaggctatggtttttcctgtggtcatgtatggatgtgagagttggattgtgaagaaggctgagcgccgaagaattgatgcttttgaaccatggtgttggagaggactcttgcgagtcccttggactgcaaggagatccaaccagtccattgtgaagaagatcagccctggaatttctttggaaggaatgatgctaaagctgaaactccagtactttggccacctcatgcaaagagctgactcattggaaaagactctgatgctgggagggattgggggcaggaggagaaggggaccacagaggatgagatggctggatggcatcactgacttgatggatgcgagtctgagtgaactccgggagttggtgatggacagggaggcctggtgtgctgcgattcatggggtcgcagagtcggacacgactgagcaactgaactgaactgaaagttgacAGATAACTGGAGTATCTGGATATCAAACCtggattttataaatttatagtaTATGAGAGCCTAAAGACCAGATTACCAGGCTTTTTTGCAACATACAGTAGAGGCAGATGTCTGATGGGAAGGGCAATAGTattagttcttaaaaaaaaaaaagaaaaataaactatatttttcaCCCTTTCATTAGTGTCAGGAAAAATGGGGCCTTTTCTTccccaccataaaaaaaaaaaaaaaaaaaaaaaattatgggttCCATTCCTCATGAACCCAGGATTCTCTCTATTGACTGTCTCTGCTCTGGGGATCTTTGGATGGGCTGTGCTCACCACAAAGTTAGATGTCCACAATTGCCAGAAGAATGGGTAGGGCACAGCAGCCTCTCCATCTGCATCTTGCATGTTGTCAGCAGCCCCAGGAATAGCAGATGTTGGCTCTGCTGGTGTCCTTGGCTTCACTTTTCCTGAAAGCACAAGGGGATCTCCTACACAAGGCCTGACAGAGATCCTTGGTTAGTCTGATGGAGGTTTCCTAAACCCTACCTTGTACGTGCATTATTTTGTTAATGATGAATCTCTAGAAATGGCATTGCTGGTCAAAGGGTATATGCGTTTGCAATTTTGAGAAAGTTGCCATATTGTCCTCCACAGAGGTTGCACCAGCATACCTTTCCACCAGCAACATATGAAATGCTTCCTCATACCTATGCCAACAGCATAGTGATAATTTGAGAAGTGAAAAATGGTCTTCATACAGTTTTAACTTACAGTTACCGTTTCATGACCTAGGTTAagcacatttttatatattcaagagACATTTGTTTATCTCTTTCTGTGAAATTGCTCATCTTCTATAGGGTTGATGttcttggtccatccatgttgctgtaaatggcattatttcatccttttcaatgcctgaataatattccattgtgtatacatatgacatcttctttatccagtcctctgtcgatggacatctaggttgcttccagtgACATTGATTTTATTTCATCCAAGAGCATGATATTCcttaccattttaaaaagtcttgtaTTTTGTTATGTGTGTCTCTCAGGcatttttagaagtttttaaaacaaaggtCTTGTCCAtttgttaagtttatttcttagtattttatattttaagtcactattgaaaatattatcttttccccattgtatccTTTatgtttgtcattttaattttgttatcatTCACTATATCTTTTATCTCTTCAGTGTTTTTCACACCTGAAAGACTATTGAtgattatatattaatttcataCCTAGTTACTGTCTCTTACTCAATTCTATaattgtttttaatcatttttcagtTGACTTGTGGCTTTTCTAGTCATATAATCATCTTATTTGTAAACAGTgataatgacttcattttctagttttatatttctgatttctttttcctgtctaaTTGTGTTGGCTAATAtcttcagaaaatattaaatagtgGTGATAATGAGTCCTGTCTTTTTCCTTAGTTTAATGGGGGATTCTtcaattgtttcctttttaagtattgtgctaagtattttattatgttaaggaatatatgtttatttctattttattgaatttttaagatATCAAGAATAAATATTGAATGCTTTATTAATTGCCTTTAACCAtcaaaaaaagttcatttgtaccatttttatttttagattccacatacaagtgatatcatatagtatttgtctttctctgtgttgactttaaaaaaatgcacaattgtgagagttgtgagtttattttatttggggaaaaatagctcaaaggtctgaagtggttaattccaaggctactacttgtttttcttacattccagctatgttaactaatgcactcccaggtgcacaatggataagggatatgggcacttggcagcaagcattggctcaacaatgaaatcctaCACCAGCACTACTCTAATAGTTTTTAACTCTTTGAAAGGctctatatttttagaatgttttaggcttcctgtgtctctcaccgttgggaggctgtgaaaaacctgtcaggcaagctagaaagccatcagaggggtttgaattgaaactgTCCTATCAtacccaggagacttattaactaaagccctaagttgaccTTTTCCAGGGAAAGGTGGtcgaggatcagttcagttcagttcagttgctcagtcgtgtccaactctttgcgacctcatgaatcgcagcatgccaggcctccctgtccatcacaaattcctggagttcacccagactcaggtccatcgagtcggtgatgccatccagccatcgcatcctctgttgtccccttctcctcctgcccccaatccctcccagcatcagagtcttttccaatgagtcaactctttgcatgaggtggccaaagtactggagtttcagctttagcatcattccttccaaagaaattccagggctgatctccttcagaatggactggttggatctccttgcagtccaagggactctcaagagtcttctccaacaccacgccccctgttaatgtcagaagagttggtgaaaggcacaaaatagtaagacagacagattctggttttgagGTAGATGATCGAGCAGATCCAGGGAATCCCTTTGCCTGTCAGGTTCTCtctgcatgacctttgtcatgggtggaatctcccgtggtggctcccggcactggatcatatggtagttcagtATTTAATGTTTTAAGGACTTTTCATTCTGTTGTCCATAAcaattgtaccaatttatattcccacaaacagtgtaggagggttccctttactccacaccctctccagcatttatttttgtagatttttttcatgatgcccattctgactggtgtgggtgatacctcattgtggttttgatttgcctttctctactGATTAGTAACACTGaacgtcttttcatgtgccttttggccatctgtatgtcttccttggagaaatgtctatttagattttccatccattttttgattgggtgttttgtttgttttttatattgagctatgtgagttgtatattttggagatgaatcccTTGTCAGccacatcatttacaaatattttctttcattctatacattgtcttttcattttgtttatggtttcctgaTTTCAACTCTTGATGACTGTTACCTTGGCTTGTCTCAGGTCCTCTCCTGaactttatttcctcatctgtaagtgaGGAGGCTGCCTACTtctaaatattgaaaaaacaaacacacagattTGAACCTGGCTTTCTCCCCAGTTGAAAGATTTCAGTGATTCCATGTAGTGTGTGCTTGTCATTCTTCTGGCTACTCAATAGTATCTTTTGATGGAACCAGCTGCATCCTCCTTTCTCCCCTCATTATCTCCCTGTGAGAGTGTTGGTAGAAGGCAGAGCCCCGATTTCCTTCCAGGAGCCCAAAAGACCAGATACACCTTTTTCTCACCCTCTGAAAGATGGAATTGGACTAATGGGATGTTCCCATCAGGCCTTTGGCTCTTGAGGATGTGCGGTAAAAAATGAGGTGACAGTGGAATAATACTCACTGGTGAAATTTCTTCAAAGTCTAGTACCTGCTCACTGTCCTACCCTTACCATGATGtagccaagttcagttcagttcagtcgctcagtcgtgtccaactctttgtgaccccatgaattgcagcacgccaggcctccctgtccatcaccaactcccggagttcactcagactcaacgtccatcgagtcaataatgccatccagccatctcatcctctgttgtccccttctcctcctgcccccaatccctcccagcatcagagtcttttccaatgagtcaactcttcacatgaggtggccaaagtactggagttccagctttagcatcagtcctccaaagaaatcccagggctgatctccttcagaatggactggttggatctccttgcagaccaagggactctcaagagtcttctccaacaccacagttcaaaagcatcaattcttcagcgctcagctttcttcacagtccaactctcacatccatacatgaccactggaaaaaccatagccttgactagacagacctttgttggcaaagtaatgtctctgcttctcaatatgctatctaggttggtcataactttccttccagggagtaaggatcttttaatttcatggctgcagtcaccatctgcagtgattttggagcccccaaaaataaagtctgacactgtttccactctttctccatctatttcccatgaagtgatgggccagatgccataatcttagttttctgaatgttgagctttaagccaactttttcactctcctctttcactttcatcaagagactttttaggtcctcttcactttctgccataagggtgctgtcatctgcagatctgaggttattgatatttctcccggcaatcttgatttcagcttgtgcttcttccagcccagcgtttctcatgatgtactctgcatataagttaaataagcagggtgacaatacacagccttgacgtactccttttcctatttggaagcagtctgtttttccatgtccagttctaactgttgcttcctgacctgcatatgggtttctcaagaggcaggtcaggtggtctggtattcccatctctttcagaattttccacactttattgtgatccacacagtcaaaggctttggcatagtcaataaagcagaaatagatgtttttctggaactctcttgctttttccatgatccagcggatgttggcaatttgatctctggttcctctgccttttctaaaaccagcttgaacatctggaagtccacggttcacgtattgctgaagcctggcttggagaattttgagcattactttactagcgtgtgagatgagtgcaattgtgtggtagtctgagcattctttggcattgcctttccttgggattggaatgaaaaccgaccttttccagtcctgtggccactgctgagttttccaaatttgctggcatattgagtgtgacactttcacagcatcatctttcaggatttgaaatacctcaactggaattccatcacctcctctagctttgtttgtagtgatgctttctaaggcccacttgacttcacattccaggatgtctggctctaggtcagtgatcacaccatcgtgattatctgtgtcatgaagatcttttttgtacagttcttctgtgtattcttgccaccccttcttaatatcttctgcttctgttagaaccataccatttctgtcctttatcgagcccatctttgcatgaaatgttcccttggtatgtctaattttcttgaagagatctctagtctttcccattctgttgttttctctatttctttgcattgattgtgaggaaggctttcttatctctccttgctattctttggaactgcagtcagatgcttatatctttccttttctcctttgctttttgcatctcttcttttcacagctatttgtaaggcctcctcagacagccattttgcttttttgcatttcttttccatggggatggtcttgatccctgtctcctgtacaatgtcacgaacctctgtccatgattcgtcaggcactctatctatcagatctaggcccttaaatctatttttcacttccactgtataatcataaaggatttcatttaggtcatacctgaatggtctagtggttttccctactttcttcaatttaagtctgaatttggcaataaggagttcatgatctgagc
Proteins encoded in this region:
- the CD160 gene encoding LOW QUALITY PROTEIN: CD160 antigen (The sequence of the model RefSeq protein was modified relative to this genomic sequence to represent the inferred CDS: inserted 1 base in 1 codon; substituted 2 bases at 2 genomic stop codons), which translates into the protein MRREPCFLCKDKFXDCSLETSLKQLRLKXDPERDGISEISSQLVLTINQAIPLDRETYQCCARNQKLDIHLQGHFLMVLKHRGHPEFGHSKCVLSSGFLKEKXWMMLFTSLVTLQAL